Genomic window (Desulfuromonas sp.):
AGCTGTAAGCTGTAAGCTGGAGGCTGGAGGCTGGAGGCTGGAGGCTGGAGGCTGGAGGCTGGAGGCTGGAGGCTGGAGGCTGGAGGCTGGAGGCTGGAAAGTTTAATCAGAGTCTGCAATAAAGAAAGGGCGGAAATCGATTCCGCCCTTTTTATTTCGGATTCTGCCAACTGATAACTGCCCTATTGCTCCAGATACTGCTGCAGCGCTTGAGCTTCGGCAACGAGCCCGGCTTGGTCGATGGTGGAGCGCTGCCGAACCCGGTCGGCAATTCTGCCCAGACCGGTCAGGCGCGGCACATCGTCCTCTCCCCTCGGGGCGTGCCAGCCGAGTTGAGCTGAGTCCTCTTCGAAGAGGCTGCCGTACCATTCAATATTGACGCCAAGCTTCCGTTTGAGGGCGGCCAGCACATTATTGACAAACTGAAGATCTTCAGATTTCTTGACCCGGTTGACGATCAATCCGAAACGGAGCGTCGCCAGCTGTTGCCGGATCCGGTCGGTCCGCTCCCAGTTGATCAGGGCCAGTTCATCGATAATCTCCGGGATGGTCTTGACGTCGGCATCAATCGACTGCTTGCTGATCGGCTCAATAATATCGGTCATAAAGGTGTTGTCGCCGATCCCTTTGACGATTGTCCGCAGGACAACGTTCTTGACGAAATTCATCATATTGATGATCGACGGATACTCGGGTGTCGTGACAACCAGTCCCAAGCCCCAGACCCGGAAAAAATCGAGTGTGTTGTAGGAGGTCCCGGCTCCGAGATCGAGCAGGATGGTATCGGCCCTGATGCGGGTCAGCTCACGCAGAATCCGCATCTTGTGAGCATGCAATATATTCGCAAGGAAAGGTCTGAGACCATCGCCGGGAATGTATGAAAGATCCGCCCCGGGGACCGGTATCAGAAATTCGGGGAGCGATAATTCCTTCTGATTAAGGTAGTCGCCAATGCCGGGGTGGATATTTTCAAATCCGAGAAACGTATGCAGGTTCGAGCCGCCCAGATCGAGATCGATGGCAACACATTTCTCTCCCTTGGCGGCCAGGGCGCGCCCCAGATTGGCGGTAAAGATACTTTTACCAACCCCACCTTTGCCGCCGGCGACCGGCAGGACCGTGGCCAGTTTTCCGGTTTCAGTTTCCATATTGCTCCCTAATGTAACGAATTCGGCAGGACGAAACAAGCCCCGGAACGCTCAGACAGAAAATTCGCACAGTGCTTAACCCCATCAATTTGAGCGGGCGCAATGGTTCAGAGCTTGAAACTGGCGCGCAAAGAGGTTCCCTTACCGGGTTCGGAGTGAATCAGCGATGAGCCCCCGAGAGATTTAACCCGCTCGCGAACACCGACCAGACCAAGACAGGTCGAAGTTGTGCATTTTTTCGGATCAAACCCTTTGCCATTATCGACAATCGAGATGGCGACATTACGGTCAGTATAATCAAGATGAACCCGAACCAGTTGAGCATCGGAATGCTTGATCGCGTTTCGGATTACTTCCTGGGCAATGCGATAAATTGCAATCCCTAATTTTTGCGACAAGTTAACGGGATGGCCTTTTTCAACGAGTTCAATGGACATGCCAACGGCCTGATCTGCCTGTTGATTAATGTACTGTTGGATCACCTGGGCCAACCCTTGCCCTTCAAGTTGTGGTGGATGCAGGGCAGCTGAAACCGAGCGAACGTCTTTATTCAAGCGGCCAAGAAGTTCATCAACTTCCTGACAAAGAGCTGCCGCCTCTTCACCGGAATCGATCACTTTTGACTGCACCAGTTCAATCGTGCGTTGCAAAGCGACCAGAGTCTGATCACAGTGCTCATGCAGGTCGAGGGCAATACGGCGACGCTCATCCTCGGCAGCTTCGGTCAGACGTTTGTTCAGTTGTTCGATATCTTCCTGTGCCTGCAGGCGTGCTCGCCAAAAGGGTCTGTAGAAAAAAATATAAATAGGCACAAGCAGGGCAATCAGTATGCTCGCATCAACTACCGCTTCAACATATCGCGAAAACGTCGGCATGTGATCAATCAGGATCATGACAAACAGTTCCGCGGCGAAGATTGCTATCGACATCACAATCGCCATTACCGCTGGCGAGAGATTCAACAGCCAGCTCTGGCCATCAGCATTGATGCTGGTTCTGTCTGAAAAGTTTTTCATCAGTCAGTCGTGCCTCCCAACTGGTTTGAAGTCATCCGTGACAATCCGGTCAATCTTCAGCGGAAAGTCGAGTTAATTATTAAAAAAGCAAAAGCTTTATTGACCTGAAACAGCACAGACATACTTGAGGTAACGACCTTCCGGAAAAGTTACCGGATATGGAAAGTCACCCGGCTGGGCCCTGACGGCAATAACCCTGAGATCACCATCGACGGCCAGCACTCCACGCCGCAGTTCCTTGAGATAACTATTCAGATCGGTTTTCTGATGATTCGAAGAACAGAGCAACAGTCCCCCGGGGTTGAGTAAGGGGAGTGTTTTTGCTACGAGATCGGAGGTT
Coding sequences:
- a CDS encoding annexin Max4, whose amino-acid sequence is AVSCKLEAGGWRLEAGGWRLEAGGWRLEAGGWKV